CTCATAATACGACCAACAACAAATCCTAAAAACAAGATCATGATTATGTTCAATACGAAATAATCCATAATCCTCACCTTTAATGTACGATTTATTTTTTATATTTAAAGTTGTATTTTTGAAATATTTTCATTCAACGTGCCCCTGTTTAGTTTAATTTATATTATCGATGCTAATGCAAAAACTTTGGCGTCTGCAACTATATTCCCAATTTTCGAGTATTCATTAGGTTGGTGTGCAACTTCATCTAATGTGCTCCATACTGCTGCAGGTATTCCTTGTTTTCTAAAGAATGCAGCTACAGTTCCCCCACCTATGCCCATAAGCTTTGGTTTAAAACCTCTAAGCATTTCTATGGCTGAACTTAATCTCTTTACAACATCACTATCACCAGGTGTTGGTGGAGCTGGATCGTTTCGTTGAACTATCTCGATATCAATCTTAACGTTATGTTTTTGTTCATATTCTACTTTGAGCTTATTCATTGTTAAGAGTACATCATCTATATTATATTCTGGTAAAATTCTGCAATCGAAATATATAACATCCGTTCCTGGTATCGTGTTAACATTATCCACGTTCTTCTCCTTCCTAGTAGGTTCAAAAGTTGATTCAGGTGGATCAAAAAGTTGATTTTTTGTGGTATATTTGTTATGAAATATTTCATCCAATTCTAGTGCATATTTCATCCCTATCCTGTGCGCATTAAGCCCTTTGTGAGGCATGCTTCCATGGGCTTGTCTTCCACGCGTTGTGATTTTGAACCAGAGTATACCTTTTTCTGCTACTTCTATCATGGAACCATCAGGACTCCCAGCATCAGGAACAATAACTATGCTTCCCTTATTAAATACATTATGCTCGATAAGATGCTGCACACCATAGACGCTTCCAGCTTCCTCATCAGATACGAATGCTAAGCCTAAATTTACTGATGGTTTTATATTAAGTTCTAAAAGAGTTTTTGTGGCAAGAAGAATTGATGCTATTGCTTGACCATTATCTTCTGCTCCCCTGCAAATAATTTTTCCATCCTTTATAATAGGTTTAAACGGATCGGCATCCCATAATGATCTATCACCTTCAGGTACAGTATCCATGTGTGCTAGTAACCAAAGAGTATGCGAAACATCATTACCTCTAATGCGCGCCACAATATTAGGTCTAATACCTTCTGTAACTCTCTCATCCTTGGCATCATATCGTTTTATCTCATCAAAATTATACTTTTCAAGAATTTTTTGAATAACTAATGCTCGCTCATATTCACCATTTCCTCCCATGGAAGGATTAACAGCTTTTATATTAAGTATTTGGATAAACTCCTCCAGTGTGGAATTTAATAAATCATTAATTTTCTTATCGATCTTTGTAATTACGTTGTTCAAACTAAACACCAAAACACGATAACAAAATACCTCTAAATAAACATAAAGGAAACACTTAAAGTTTAGGAAGATTAGCAAGAGGGCTCACAGCATGAAAATGAGTATTATCTGTATCATGAACATTAAACCTATTATTAACACAATCACTTCGCTAAGATCTAATAATAATTTATTTTTAATAAATCTGTGTAGCATTACATTAACACCTGCAACTGTATGAATTAAAGCAAGTATTGCAATTATAATTTGTAGTTCTTCTAAATGCAGTATGCTGCATATTTTTATATCCTCTAGCAATCCTAGTGTCAATTGTTTAACGATGTTGGTTTTTGTAAGACAATAACCTGATATAAGGATTAAATAAGCCCCTATAATTAATGGAAACGATGTGAGGTCTAGAATTGCCACGTATATTTTCCTCATGAGATTTTTATAGGTGCTAAGTTTATAAACTTGTTTACCCTATTAAATTTGTGGAAAAAAGAAGAACTCTTCTAAAACTTTTGTTACTTTCACCATTAAGTAGGTTTATTGGTTCAGTAATGATAGCTTTAGGTTTAGGTGCTTATACTGGAGCAAAAGTGTATTACAAAACTTATTATGTTTCAAGAAAAATTGAGAATACAAATAAAATTATATTACCATTTCCAACGTTGATTGGAATGATGAGTGTTGAGGAGGCCCTAGCTTCACGAAGATCCATTAGAGAGTATACTGGTGATCCAGTACCATTAGAAAAACTGTCCCAAATACTTTGGGCTGCTTATGGGATAAGCGAAGTAAGGTGGGGACTAAGAACAGCTCCGAGCGCAGGTGCATGCTATCCTCTAGAAATTTATGTAATGGTCTCTTCCAATGGTGTAATTTCTGATGATGAATACATAGCTGCTGGGATCTATCATTACAATGTGCAAACTCACGCACTTGAACTCATTAGACCAGGCGATTTTAGAGAGGATCTTTATAAAGCTGCGTTAGAACAAGAATGGGTAAGAAAAGCACCAATAAGCATTGTTATAACAGCTATTTATGAAAGAACAACACAACGATATGGTGAAAGAGGAAGAATTAGGTACGTCCACATGGATCTAGGACACGTAGGTCAGAATATTTATCTTCAGGCAACAGCGCTATCTCTAGGAACAGTTGCAATAGGTGCTTTTCATGATGACGATGTAAGAAAGATTATAGGATTGCCTGAGTATGAGGAACCATTATATATAATGCCATTGGGTGTTCCATTGTGGAGGCACAGATTATCACAAGAGGAACTTAAAAACTTTTATAGCAAACATCGATAAAAATTTGAAACAAATTTTTGCTTCGTAAATAAAATAATTAAAAATTAGTGCTTAATGCTGATCTAAAAGATGCTTCAACTGAAAATCTCGTTCTTTTAGGATGGAATAATAAATTATCAATAAGCTTAACATCATCTCTTGTGTAGGTGTTTTATTTTCAGACGTTGATGAGTCTTTTGTATGTTGTCAGTATTTTTTCCTTTGTTTGCTGGTCAACTTTTCTAACTTTTGCTATAAGTGTCCCACTTTTTAGTAATGTTACGTCAAAACCCTCTTCAACGTTGAATGTTATGCTTAAGTTACTAGTTAATAATGGTTTCCATCCCTCTTTGATCCCTCTTTCTTTTATTCTAGATAGGTCTACGTTTTTAATTATTTTATTTACGAAGTATACACCTGAACCATCTCGTGCACAACTTGCCTCAATTTCTTCTATTTTTATAGGCTCAGGTTTCTTTTCTGGGTTTATTCCGCACACAGGACATTTTTCGTTTCTGTTAATATTAAGCGTTACAAAATCCATTGTTCTTAGGTCAATGTACATGAGTTTGTTTTTTAGCATTGGTTCTTGGTTCATTATTATTCTCAAAGCTTCCGAGACTGCTATGCTTGCTACTATGAATGTTGTACTTGGGTGCACTCCTACGATTGCACATTTAGGCAATGTGCTCTCATCATAAATTCCACCGTAAAAACATTCTAAGCATGCTGTCTCTCCTGGGATTATAGTTGTGACATTTCCATACATTTCTAATGCTGCAGCAAATATGTATGGTTTTTTCAATTTTACTATCGTTCTGTTTATTATGTATCTTGCTCTTAAATTATCTAAACCATCTAGAACTACATCTACGTCTTTGATTATATTCTCGGCATTTTCTTCCGTAAGAGGCTCAGCTATTGCTTCTATTTCCATTCTTGGGTTCATCTCTTTTAATCTTTTTTCTGCTACTTCGACCTTTGGTCTATCTACGTCTTTTCTAGTATAGAGCGGTTGTCTGTGCAGATCTGTTTTTGAGACAACATCTCTATCTACAATTTTTAAATATCCTAACCCCATGGATGCTAGAAGTATTGCTGCTGGACTTCCTAACCCTCCAACTCCTATTAGTGCAATTTTTCCATTCTTTATCTTTTCTTGTCCAATTAAACCTATATCTTGTAATACGATTTGTCTTGAGTACTCATCAATTTCCTCGTCACTCAGCAAAGTTATTCCCCAGTTTATATGTTAAACTAGACTTATTTTTTTATCCACCTACTGCTATTGGTAATATGTAAACCTCATCATTCTCATTCAACTTTGTTTCAGTACCATTGAGTGTTTGGATATTTTTACCATTCACAAAAACACCGATTGTTGGTTTTATTTGTTGGTTTTCATCTAATATTAAGTCTCTTAGCGTCACACCGTAAAGATCTATTAATTTATTTATTACATCTTTAACTTTGTTTGCATCCATATTAATAATCATGCTTCCTTTCACCTTTTGTGCTATGATTGAGTAGAGTTTTACCCTTACATTAACCATCTAACGTCACCACTTTGCTATTCTGCTTTCAATAACTTGTAAATTAGCTTCTATCGGATTAGCTTTTAATTTCATTGCTTCTTGCTCGAAGATCTCAAGTGACTTAAACCCTGAACCTGTCATCAAGCAGACAACCTGTTCATCATACTCGATAATACCATTATTAATTAATTTTATTAATGCTGCTGTTGTTATTGCGCCAGCAGGTTCTGCGAACAAACCTTCATATTTTGCTAAGATTTTCATCGCGTTCACTATTTCTTCGTTAGTAACATCAACAGCTAGTCCCTCGCTTTCTTTAATAGCTCTTATTGCATACCGACCATCAGCCGGAATACCAATAGCCAAACTCTTAGCTATTGTCTTACAGTCACTAATACTAATCTGTCCAGTTTTGTAAGCCGAGACTATTGGTGAACAACCTTGAGGCTGAACACCTATTAGAGATACTTTTTTATTGTCAATGAGATTAAGTGATTTTAACTCATTTATCCCTTTCCATATCATGTAAAGAAGAGCCCCACTAGCCATTGGTACGATAATTTTATCTGGCAATGACCAATTAAGCTGTTCTGCGATTTCATATACCAATGTTTTTGATCCTTCTGTATAATAAGGCCTTAAATTTATGTTTGCTAATCCATAAAGCCCATTCTCTGCCAACTGCAATGTTAAAAAGTTTAATTCGTCATAGTTTCCGTTTACTAAAAGTACATTGGCTCCATAGGTTATCGCTTGGATTATCTTGCTCAGTTCAGTATCACTCGGAACTAAGACAAACGATGGTAATCCGACTCTACTTGATAATGCTGCGACTGCTGCTGCTAAGTTGCCTGTAGACGATGTTCCAATAGCTTTAAAATTAAATTCTAAGGACTTAATTACTGCAATTGATGCAGGTCTATCTTTGAACGAACCAGTGGGATTCAATGTATCGTTTTTGATGTAAAATTCCTTCAAGCCTATTAGCTGGTTTAATCTTGATGATTTATAAAGTGGAGTAAAACCTATATCGATAAATTGTTCTGGTATCGCCCTAACTGGTAAGAATTCTCTATATCTCCACATATTCTTTTCTCTATTTTTTAGATCATCAATCGAGAATTTTATATCCTTAAAATTGTATACTACTTCTAAAGGCCCTAAACATTTCTCACACACGAATCGCACTTCTGGTTCGTAAGTTGTTCCACACTCTCTACATTGTAATTTGAAACTCATTAAATCCACCTGATGTATTGCAATTAAATTAATGCTAATAATTTTGTTTGAAAAAAATATTCCGAAAAGAATAGCTCATGCTTGTTTCATCTAGATTTCAAATAATAATATTTAAGAATAATATAATAAAATAACATTCGCATAATGCATGGCTTAGTAATGAACATTGCCGATTTTTATATAAATAAAACATTTTTAAAATTAAGCTTAAATTTTGAGCCTAATAATAAATATCAATGTTACCAGAGCTTTTAGAAATCATAAAGCTTAGGAAAAAGTTGGGTTTAACTCAGAGAGAGTTAGCGAAATTATCTGGAGTAAGTCAATCGC
This region of Thermoprotei archaeon genomic DNA includes:
- a CDS encoding M20 family metallo-hydrolase, encoding MNNVITKIDKKINDLLNSTLEEFIQILNIKAVNPSMGGNGEYERALVIQKILEKYNFDEIKRYDAKDERVTEGIRPNIVARIRGNDVSHTLWLLAHMDTVPEGDRSLWDADPFKPIIKDGKIICRGAEDNGQAIASILLATKTLLELNIKPSVNLGLAFVSDEEAGSVYGVQHLIEHNVFNKGSIVIVPDAGSPDGSMIEVAEKGILWFKITTRGRQAHGSMPHKGLNAHRIGMKYALELDEIFHNKYTTKNQLFDPPESTFEPTRKEKNVDNVNTIPGTDVIYFDCRILPEYNIDDVLLTMNKLKVEYEQKHNVKIDIEIVQRNDPAPPTPGDSDVVKRLSSAIEMLRGFKPKLMGIGGGTVAAFFRKQGIPAAVWSTLDEVAHQPNEYSKIGNIVADAKVFALASII
- a CDS encoding SagB/ThcOx family dehydrogenase, with the translated sequence MEKRRTLLKLLLLSPLSRFIGSVMIALGLGAYTGAKVYYKTYYVSRKIENTNKIILPFPTLIGMMSVEEALASRRSIREYTGDPVPLEKLSQILWAAYGISEVRWGLRTAPSAGACYPLEIYVMVSSNGVISDDEYIAAGIYHYNVQTHALELIRPGDFREDLYKAALEQEWVRKAPISIVITAIYERTTQRYGERGRIRYVHMDLGHVGQNIYLQATALSLGTVAIGAFHDDDVRKIIGLPEYEEPLYIMPLGVPLWRHRLSQEELKNFYSKHR
- a CDS encoding HesA/MoeB/ThiF family protein; this encodes MLSDEEIDEYSRQIVLQDIGLIGQEKIKNGKIALIGVGGLGSPAAILLASMGLGYLKIVDRDVVSKTDLHRQPLYTRKDVDRPKVEVAEKRLKEMNPRMEIEAIAEPLTEENAENIIKDVDVVLDGLDNLRARYIINRTIVKLKKPYIFAAALEMYGNVTTIIPGETACLECFYGGIYDESTLPKCAIVGVHPSTTFIVASIAVSEALRIIMNQEPMLKNKLMYIDLRTMDFVTLNINRNEKCPVCGINPEKKPEPIKIEEIEASCARDGSGVYFVNKIIKNVDLSRIKERGIKEGWKPLLTSNLSITFNVEEGFDVTLLKSGTLIAKVRKVDQQTKEKILTTYKRLINV
- a CDS encoding MoaD/ThiS family protein, whose amino-acid sequence is MVNVRVKLYSIIAQKVKGSMIINMDANKVKDVINKLIDLYGVTLRDLILDENQQIKPTIGVFVNGKNIQTLNGTETKLNENDEVYILPIAVGG
- the thrC gene encoding threonine synthase — translated: MSFKLQCRECGTTYEPEVRFVCEKCLGPLEVVYNFKDIKFSIDDLKNREKNMWRYREFLPVRAIPEQFIDIGFTPLYKSSRLNQLIGLKEFYIKNDTLNPTGSFKDRPASIAVIKSLEFNFKAIGTSSTGNLAAAVAALSSRVGLPSFVLVPSDTELSKIIQAITYGANVLLVNGNYDELNFLTLQLAENGLYGLANINLRPYYTEGSKTLVYEIAEQLNWSLPDKIIVPMASGALLYMIWKGINELKSLNLIDNKKVSLIGVQPQGCSPIVSAYKTGQISISDCKTIAKSLAIGIPADGRYAIRAIKESEGLAVDVTNEEIVNAMKILAKYEGLFAEPAGAITTAALIKLINNGIIEYDEQVVCLMTGSGFKSLEIFEQEAMKLKANPIEANLQVIESRIAKW